A single genomic interval of Chitinophaga sp. 180180018-3 harbors:
- a CDS encoding FAD-dependent oxidoreductase — protein sequence MNVVIIGGGIIGLSSALYLQQAGHQVTVTDRSDMLQGCSYGNAGYICPSHFVPLAAPGIVWQGLKWMLNAQSPFYIKPSLNGDLINWGRTFVKHANKKHVAHAAVPLRDIALLSKRLYEEWTAIPDLQFSYEPKGMIELFQTEQNAHHAVDTIKAAKELGIEARLVGRDGLQQMEPDVDMNALGGIFFPGDAQLYPNQLMNSLMAYLRKLGVQFTTGCEVTGFNTDGKQLKALKTTKGDIEADHVVLAAGVWSTALAKTLQLNIPMVGGRGYSVTLDEAPCKIHHSIILSEARVAISPMNEHKLRFGGTMEITPLNTPPRMQRVQGILNAVTRYFPGVNIALPEQEKVWHGYRPCSADGLPYIGNSSRYSNLTIATGHSMLGISLGAATGKLVSQLITRTPTEMDIRPFNPERFC from the coding sequence ATGAACGTAGTTATTATAGGTGGTGGTATTATAGGTTTAAGCAGTGCTTTGTATCTGCAACAGGCCGGGCATCAGGTAACGGTAACCGACCGCTCGGATATGCTGCAGGGATGCTCTTACGGTAATGCCGGGTATATCTGCCCCAGCCATTTTGTGCCGCTGGCAGCGCCGGGTATCGTATGGCAGGGCCTGAAGTGGATGCTGAACGCGCAAAGCCCGTTTTATATAAAGCCCTCTCTTAACGGCGATCTGATTAACTGGGGCCGTACTTTTGTAAAGCATGCAAACAAAAAACATGTTGCACATGCCGCTGTTCCACTGAGAGATATTGCCCTGTTAAGTAAACGCCTATACGAAGAATGGACTGCCATCCCCGACCTGCAATTCTCCTATGAGCCGAAAGGTATGATAGAGCTTTTTCAGACAGAGCAGAATGCCCATCATGCGGTAGATACGATAAAGGCAGCAAAGGAGCTGGGCATAGAAGCCCGGCTGGTAGGAAGAGACGGATTGCAGCAGATGGAACCTGATGTAGACATGAACGCACTCGGTGGTATCTTTTTCCCCGGCGATGCACAGCTTTATCCCAATCAGCTGATGAACAGCCTGATGGCGTATCTGCGTAAGCTGGGAGTACAGTTCACGACCGGCTGCGAAGTAACCGGATTCAATACCGATGGTAAACAACTGAAAGCGCTGAAAACCACCAAAGGTGATATAGAGGCAGATCATGTAGTGCTGGCCGCCGGTGTATGGAGTACAGCGCTGGCAAAAACATTACAGCTGAATATCCCCATGGTGGGCGGTCGTGGTTACTCCGTGACTTTAGATGAAGCGCCATGTAAAATTCATCATTCCATTATCCTCAGCGAAGCCAGGGTGGCCATTTCACCTATGAATGAACACAAACTCCGCTTCGGAGGAACCATGGAAATAACGCCACTGAACACGCCGCCCCGCATGCAGCGGGTGCAGGGCATACTAAACGCAGTAACCCGCTATTTCCCCGGAGTGAATATAGCACTCCCGGAACAGGAAAAAGTATGGCACGGCTATCGTCCCTGCAGCGCCGATGGATTGCCCTATATAGGCAACAGCTCCCGCTATTCCAATCTCACAATAGCCACCGGACACTCTATGCTGGGCATCAGCCTGGGAGCAGCTACCGGAAAACTGGTGAGCCAGCTGATCACCCGCACACCAACGGAAATGGATATACGCCCGTTTAATCCCGAACGATTTTGCTAA
- a CDS encoding 4-hydroxyproline epimerase, whose protein sequence is MKHTFFCIDAHTCGNPVRLVAGGGPQLNGNNMSEKRNHFLREYDWIRKGLMFEPRGHDMMSGSILYPPHDPANDVAVLFIETSGCLPMCGHGTIGTITIGIEEGLIKPKTPGKVRMEAPAGLVEISYRQEGNKVKSVKLTNVPSYLAATGIEVECPDLGMLKVDVSYGGNYYAIVDAQTNFPGLEHFTASQLISWARELRKRINEKHTFVHPDNPHINGCSHVLWTGVVIDPASTARNAVFYGDKAIDRSPCGTGTSARMAQWYAQGKLKRGDEFIHESIIGSRFIGRIEEETHVGSFPAIRPSIEGWARVYGYNTISIDPDDDPYAYGLQVI, encoded by the coding sequence GTGAAGCATACATTTTTTTGCATAGATGCACATACTTGTGGTAACCCCGTGCGACTCGTAGCTGGTGGCGGCCCGCAGCTGAATGGCAATAATATGAGTGAAAAGCGGAACCATTTTCTCCGGGAATACGACTGGATCCGCAAAGGACTTATGTTTGAGCCCCGTGGCCATGATATGATGAGCGGCAGTATCCTGTACCCGCCGCATGATCCGGCTAACGATGTGGCAGTGCTGTTCATTGAAACCAGCGGCTGCCTGCCGATGTGTGGTCATGGTACCATCGGTACTATTACTATCGGTATTGAAGAAGGATTGATCAAACCGAAAACTCCCGGCAAGGTGAGAATGGAAGCACCTGCGGGGCTGGTAGAGATCAGCTACCGGCAGGAAGGTAATAAAGTAAAGAGTGTTAAACTGACAAATGTGCCGTCTTACCTCGCTGCTACGGGCATTGAAGTAGAATGCCCCGACCTGGGAATGCTGAAGGTAGATGTATCCTATGGGGGCAACTACTATGCTATCGTTGACGCACAAACGAATTTCCCCGGCCTTGAACATTTCACGGCTTCACAACTGATCAGCTGGGCAAGGGAACTACGTAAACGCATCAACGAAAAACATACTTTCGTACATCCGGATAACCCGCATATCAATGGCTGCTCGCATGTACTATGGACCGGCGTGGTGATAGATCCTGCTTCTACCGCACGTAATGCGGTTTTTTACGGAGATAAAGCCATCGACCGCTCTCCCTGTGGTACAGGCACTTCCGCGCGTATGGCCCAATGGTATGCACAGGGAAAACTGAAAAGGGGAGATGAGTTTATCCATGAAAGTATCATAGGATCCCGTTTTATTGGCCGCATCGAGGAAGAAACCCATGTGGGCAGTTTCCCGGCCATAAGACCCAGCATCGAAGGATGGGCAAGAGTTTACGGTTATAACACTATTTCCATAGATCCTGATGATGATCCGTATGCATACGGATTGCAGGTAATTTAA
- a CDS encoding amino acid permease, translating into MSNQPKSFRRSFGLLDATMVVAGSMIGSGIFIVSADITRNTGSAGWLVLIWIITGLLTLTAALSYGELSGMFPRAGGQYVYLKEAFGPLTGFLFGWSFLTIIQAGSIAAVGVAFAKFSAYLFPSLGEKNIIASLGFIQVSAAQLTAIVLIVFLTFVNTRGVKEGKVIQTVFTLTKIAALLGLIIFGLAAADGHTWSRNWESGFSLGRLSAPGASLLPYAGFTVMGAIAGSMVGSLFSSDSWNNVTFIAGEIKKPEKNIGLSLFFGTLLVTAIYLLTNLMYLGILPLQEIAFAENDRVGVVASRHIFGAGGTAIIAVLLMISTFGCNNGLILSGARVCYTMAKDGLFFKQMEKLNRNAVPGKALWLQCAWASVLCLSGRYNQLLEYVIFVVLIFYILTIAGIFRLRRKRPELPRPYKAFGYPWLPAVYIVAATVICLSLLIYKPMYTWPGLGIVLLGIPVYYCYRNMRPSGVPVLLTDN; encoded by the coding sequence ATGTCAAATCAACCAAAGTCATTCCGGCGCTCGTTCGGATTACTGGATGCTACCATGGTAGTAGCCGGTTCTATGATAGGCTCCGGGATATTTATAGTAAGTGCGGATATCACACGTAACACCGGCTCCGCAGGCTGGCTGGTGCTGATATGGATCATCACCGGCCTGCTCACACTCACCGCAGCACTCAGCTACGGGGAACTAAGCGGTATGTTCCCCCGCGCCGGCGGACAGTACGTATACCTGAAAGAAGCATTCGGTCCGCTTACGGGATTTCTGTTCGGCTGGAGTTTTCTTACCATCATACAAGCCGGCTCCATCGCCGCTGTAGGCGTGGCTTTTGCTAAATTCTCCGCTTACCTGTTTCCTTCGTTAGGAGAGAAGAATATCATTGCCAGCCTGGGATTCATCCAGGTGTCGGCCGCTCAGCTGACGGCGATTGTATTGATTGTCTTCCTGACATTCGTCAATACAAGGGGCGTGAAAGAAGGAAAGGTCATCCAGACGGTTTTTACACTCACTAAAATCGCCGCTTTACTGGGATTGATCATCTTTGGCCTGGCGGCGGCCGACGGGCATACCTGGAGTCGCAATTGGGAAAGCGGTTTCTCCCTGGGCAGGCTCTCTGCACCCGGTGCTTCACTGTTGCCCTACGCGGGCTTCACCGTCATGGGCGCTATTGCCGGCAGCATGGTGGGCAGCCTGTTCAGCAGCGACTCCTGGAACAATGTAACCTTCATCGCCGGCGAAATAAAAAAGCCGGAAAAGAATATTGGTCTCAGCCTGTTCTTTGGTACCTTGCTGGTAACGGCCATCTACCTGCTCACCAATCTGATGTACCTGGGCATACTTCCTCTGCAGGAAATTGCCTTTGCTGAAAATGATCGTGTGGGAGTAGTAGCTTCCCGGCATATTTTCGGGGCAGGAGGTACCGCCATCATCGCAGTGCTGCTCATGATTTCTACATTTGGCTGCAACAACGGGCTTATTTTATCGGGCGCCAGGGTTTGCTATACCATGGCGAAAGATGGCCTGTTCTTTAAGCAAATGGAGAAATTGAACCGCAACGCGGTACCCGGAAAAGCCCTCTGGCTGCAATGCGCCTGGGCATCCGTATTATGCCTGAGCGGCCGTTATAACCAGCTGCTCGAATACGTCATCTTCGTGGTGTTGATATTCTATATCCTCACGATTGCCGGCATATTCAGACTGCGGCGTAAAAGACCGGAGCTGCCGAGGCCCTATAAGGCATTCGGCTACCCCTGGCTGCCTGCCGTATATATTGTGGCTGCCACCGTTATCTGTCTTTCGTTACTGATATATAAACCCATGTACACCTGGCCCGGATTGGGTATTGTGCTCCTCGGTATCCCGGTGTATTATTGTTACAGGAATATGCGCCCTTCCGGCGTACCCGTTTTATTAACTGATAATTAG
- a CDS encoding aldehyde dehydrogenase (NADP(+)) produces MSIDNIMQQAALAFDRYKQVEPVQRAAFLETIAGEINVRREQLVATAGRETNLPDARLNGEINRTTFQLQLFAQLIREGSWVEAVIDRQRETPARADIRRMLLPVGPVVVFGASNFPFAFSTAGGDTVSALAAGATVVVKAHPAHGATSLLMFEAISTAIIKSDMPEHTVQHVTGGNEAGRELVMHPSTTAVGFTGSLAGGKALSAYASQRETPIPVFAEMGSVNPVVFYPEALETRATQLAETFAASVTLGAGQFCTNPGLLLGLEGEAFNRFQTLLHAAIEKTAPQKMLHTGIRHAFLQGRDGMLAQQEVTLIGALPETATAEDAPVAPSLAATTGSAFLANPHLREEVFGPYALLVACRDKTELLQVLKTVKGQLTSSIMATDTDLSNWPDVIALQTTLAGRVILNAAPTGVEVCAAMVHGGPFPATTDARYTSVGTAAIRRWVRPVCFQGFPDQLLPDELKNNNPRGIWRLTDNEFTR; encoded by the coding sequence ATGAGTATAGACAATATTATGCAGCAGGCCGCGCTGGCATTCGACCGTTACAAACAGGTGGAACCGGTGCAGCGGGCGGCATTCCTGGAAACTATCGCCGGTGAAATCAATGTACGGCGCGAACAGCTGGTAGCCACGGCCGGCAGGGAAACGAATCTTCCTGATGCCCGGCTGAACGGGGAAATCAACCGTACCACTTTCCAGCTGCAACTGTTTGCACAGCTGATCAGAGAAGGCAGCTGGGTGGAAGCGGTGATCGATAGGCAGCGGGAAACCCCTGCCAGGGCTGATATACGTCGTATGCTCCTGCCGGTAGGGCCTGTGGTTGTTTTTGGCGCCAGCAATTTTCCCTTTGCTTTTTCTACTGCCGGCGGCGATACCGTGAGCGCACTGGCCGCTGGTGCTACGGTAGTGGTGAAAGCCCATCCTGCCCACGGAGCTACTTCTCTGCTGATGTTTGAAGCCATCAGCACTGCCATCATAAAAAGCGACATGCCTGAACATACCGTGCAACATGTAACCGGAGGCAATGAAGCAGGCCGGGAACTGGTGATGCACCCTTCCACAACGGCTGTGGGCTTCACCGGCTCTCTGGCCGGAGGCAAAGCATTGAGTGCATACGCTTCGCAGCGGGAAACACCTATCCCGGTATTCGCCGAGATGGGCAGCGTTAACCCGGTTGTTTTTTATCCGGAAGCACTGGAAACAAGAGCCACTCAGCTGGCCGAAACCTTTGCCGCCTCTGTAACGCTGGGCGCCGGCCAGTTTTGCACGAATCCCGGTCTGCTGCTGGGATTAGAGGGAGAAGCATTCAATCGTTTCCAAACGCTGCTTCACGCTGCCATCGAGAAAACAGCGCCGCAGAAAATGCTGCATACCGGTATCAGACACGCTTTTCTGCAGGGACGCGACGGTATGCTGGCCCAGCAGGAAGTAACACTGATAGGCGCACTGCCGGAAACTGCCACCGCAGAAGACGCGCCTGTAGCACCTTCCCTGGCTGCTACCACTGGTTCGGCCTTCCTGGCCAACCCGCACCTGCGCGAAGAAGTGTTCGGGCCCTATGCACTCCTCGTGGCATGCCGTGATAAGACGGAACTGCTGCAGGTACTAAAAACCGTAAAAGGACAACTCACCAGCTCCATCATGGCTACCGACACGGATCTCAGCAACTGGCCCGATGTGATAGCCCTGCAAACTACACTGGCCGGACGCGTTATCCTGAATGCCGCGCCTACAGGGGTAGAGGTGTGCGCTGCTATGGTACATGGCGGACCTTTCCCCGCTACCACCGATGCACGATATACTTCAGTAGGCACTGCCGCCATCCGGCGATGGGTGCGACCCGTTTGCTTTCAGGGATTCCCTGATCAATTACTTCCTGATGAACTGAAAAACAATAATCCACGTGGTATATGGCGATTGACAGATAACGAATTCACCAGATAA
- a CDS encoding dihydrodipicolinate synthase family protein, whose protein sequence is MSIDWKGVFPAITTKFTAADELDLPLFEKNLKAQLAAGIDGIILGGSLGEASTISEAEKEALTKFTVEKVAGKIPVVLNIAEGATHEAIRQAALAKQWGAKGLMLLPPMRYRTDERETAEYFKTVAASTDLPIMIYNNPVDYKIEVTLDIFDQLQALPNIQAVKESTRDVSNVTRMINRFGDRFKILCGLDTIALEELVLGADGWVGGLVAAFPAETVAIYRLVKAGRIQEALDIQRWFLPLLELDLYPKLVQYIKLAEAEVGLGSEQVRAPRLPLIGAERERVLKVIREGVAKRPALPDYLSL, encoded by the coding sequence ATGTCTATTGATTGGAAAGGGGTATTTCCTGCTATTACAACCAAATTCACTGCTGCAGACGAACTGGATCTGCCGTTATTCGAAAAGAACCTGAAAGCACAGCTGGCTGCAGGTATTGATGGGATCATACTGGGCGGCTCCCTGGGCGAGGCCAGTACTATCAGTGAGGCTGAAAAAGAAGCGCTGACAAAGTTTACCGTAGAAAAGGTGGCAGGGAAGATCCCCGTTGTGTTGAACATCGCGGAAGGGGCAACCCACGAAGCCATCAGACAAGCCGCGCTGGCAAAACAGTGGGGCGCGAAAGGCCTGATGCTGCTGCCTCCCATGCGTTACCGCACCGACGAAAGGGAAACTGCGGAGTATTTTAAAACCGTGGCGGCATCAACGGATTTGCCTATCATGATCTATAACAACCCGGTGGATTATAAGATAGAAGTAACGCTGGATATCTTCGACCAGCTACAGGCACTGCCTAATATACAGGCGGTAAAGGAATCGACCCGCGATGTATCTAATGTAACGCGTATGATCAACCGTTTTGGCGACCGTTTTAAGATTTTATGCGGACTGGATACCATCGCGCTGGAAGAACTGGTGCTGGGAGCAGATGGATGGGTAGGCGGACTGGTAGCCGCCTTTCCTGCAGAAACCGTTGCCATTTACCGTCTTGTAAAAGCCGGCAGGATACAGGAAGCCCTGGATATTCAACGCTGGTTCCTGCCTTTGCTGGAGCTGGATCTGTATCCTAAACTGGTACAGTATATCAAACTGGCGGAGGCGGAAGTAGGTCTCGGCAGCGAACAGGTACGTGCGCCCCGGTTGCCGTTGATTGGCGCTGAAAGAGAAAGAGTGCTGAAAGTAATCCGGGAAGGAGTAGCGAAAAGACCCGCATTGCCGGATTACCTGTCGCTTTAA
- a CDS encoding AraC family transcriptional regulator yields MKVLQFTVPVPADKSIIVQKDVLPYFYPHLHRHQEVQLTWVQQGEGTLVADNNMHAFRSNEIFWLGANQPHIFKSDPVYFQPKSRKKIVALVIFFNPDGALSALFNLPEMKLLRNFVQQSQGGFKVSPLHTAEISGQMLRISNSGGAEQLMYFVELLRMLSGYPDITPLANINKTAMVSDHEGLRVGNIYSYIMHNYDQAITLEDAARQVHMTPHAFCRFFKKHTRHTFVSFLNEVRVNEACKKLTDGNYDNIANVAYTCGFNSITNFNRVFKSVTGKSPSQYLNTFFHNV; encoded by the coding sequence ATGAAAGTATTGCAGTTTACCGTGCCAGTGCCGGCGGATAAATCGATTATAGTACAGAAAGATGTACTTCCTTATTTCTATCCACATCTGCACCGTCATCAGGAGGTGCAGCTAACCTGGGTACAGCAGGGCGAAGGCACGCTGGTAGCCGATAATAATATGCATGCTTTCCGTTCCAACGAAATCTTCTGGCTGGGCGCCAACCAGCCTCATATTTTTAAAAGCGACCCGGTTTATTTCCAGCCGAAAAGCAGGAAGAAGATCGTGGCGCTGGTGATCTTTTTCAATCCTGATGGAGCGTTGTCTGCCTTATTCAACCTCCCGGAAATGAAGCTGCTCAGGAACTTCGTACAACAATCGCAGGGCGGCTTCAAAGTCTCTCCCCTTCACACGGCGGAGATTTCCGGGCAAATGCTCCGGATCAGCAACAGCGGTGGCGCCGAACAACTGATGTATTTCGTAGAACTGCTCCGGATGCTCTCCGGATACCCGGATATTACCCCATTGGCCAACATCAACAAAACTGCCATGGTGAGCGATCATGAGGGTCTTCGTGTGGGTAATATCTACAGTTATATTATGCATAACTATGATCAGGCTATTACCCTGGAAGACGCAGCCAGACAGGTTCATATGACACCACATGCTTTCTGTCGTTTCTTTAAGAAGCATACCCGGCATACGTTTGTATCCTTCCTCAATGAAGTACGGGTAAATGAGGCCTGCAAAAAACTAACCGACGGGAATTACGATAATATTGCCAATGTAGCCTATACCTGTGGTTTTAACAGCATTACCAATTTCAACCGCGTCTTTAAATCAGTTACCGGAAAATCCCCCAGCCAATACCTCAATACATTTTTTCATAACGTCTGA